A genomic segment from Sciurus carolinensis chromosome 1, mSciCar1.2, whole genome shotgun sequence encodes:
- the LOC124978833 gene encoding solute carrier family 22 member 22-like yields the protein MAFDELLQYVGSEGKFQVLTIIFFMLLNILTQPHDSIENFTAAIPAHHCHVHLLDNPTFKTNITINLTTEALLRVSIPVGPNQKPEQCRRFLQTQWQLLDPNISAINHTDPETEPCLDGWIYDQSVFTSTIITKWDLVCDYQSFKYFTQAFAQSGHLVGCALSGIVSDRFGRKPLLVFCCLTYGILSTCCAFAPVFIIYGILRFLTSVCLSAILNNSLVFILEGSSPKWKLVVTTLFSLSGTAGQILLAGLAYFFRDWQMLQLAIALPCLILSLFVCGISESIRWLMATGKTEQALKELQRIARINGKKEVAKSLTAEVLISNMKEELNTTREPSGIKDVVFNPVVFKTVFFIGILGCSATFSYYGLLLDVDNLGKNIFLTQFLLGISDIPSKLLSYFILKNINRRPSSSFSLFMCGGFILLTIFVSKEMHVLRLILFLLGKSSVSIYMSIMIIFTNELSPTVLRSTMQGILFFLARAAATLSALVLSTRIYFVHLPAILYAVFPMAVSVFVYFLPESFNLPLIDTIEDMEKRYKFRNKDTQTKQRKDLLATSEC from the exons ATGGCCTTTGACGAACTTCTACAATATGTAGGCAGCGAAGGGAAGTTTCAGGTTTTGACAATTATCTTTTTCATGCTTTTAAATATCCTGACGCAACCGCACGATTCCATTGAGAACTTTACAGCAGCCATCCCAGCTCACCACTGTCATGTCCACCTTCTTGACAATCCCACATTCAAAACCAATATCACCATAAACCTGACAACTGAAGCTCTTCTGAGGGTCTCCATCCCAGTGGGCCCAAACCAGAAGCCTGAGCAATGTCGTCGCTTCCTCCAGACTCAGTGGCAACTCTTAGATCCCAACATTTCAGCCATCAATCATACTGATCCTGAGACAGAGCCATGCCTGGATGGGTGGATATATGACCAAAGTGTTTTCACCTCTACCATCATTACTAAG TGGGACTTGGTGTGCGATTATCAGTCATTCAAATACTTCACACAAGCCTTCGCCCAGTCAGGGCACTTGGTGGGCTGTGCTCTCAGTGGCATTGTTTCTGACAG GTTTGGACGGAAGCCTTTGCTGGTCTTCTGTTGCCTGACCTACGGAatcctgagcacctgctgtgccTTCGCGCCCGTCTTCATCATTTATGGTATTCTGAGGTTCCTAACATCTGTCTGCCTGAGTGCTATTCTAAATAACTCTTTAGTATTCA ttttaGAAGGGAGCTCACCAAAATGGAAACTAGTGGTTACCACACTCTTTTCATTATCTGGGACTGCTGGCCAGATATTACTTGCAGGCCTGGCTTACTTTTTCCGGGATTGGCAAATGCTCCAGTTGGCCATTGCCTTGCCCtgcctcattctttctctctttgtctg TGGGATCTCAGAGTCAATCCGCTGGCTCATGGCAACCGGAAAAACAGAACAAGCATTGAAAGAGCTCCAGAGAATTGCCCgtataaatggaaagaaagaggtgGCAAAAAGTTTGACTGCCGAG GTTTTGATATCTAATATGAAGGAAGAATTGAATACCACAAGAGAGCCTTCCGGAATAAAAGACGTTGTGTTTAATCCTGTAGTATTCAAGACAGTGTTTTTCATTGGCATTTTAGG GTGTTCAGCAACATTCAGTTACTATGGCCTCCTGCTGGATGTTGATAATttggggaaaaacatatttcTGACCCAGTTTCTACTAGGAATATCAGACATACCCAGCaaattactttcttattttatattaaagaatattaatcGTCGTCCTTCAAGCAGTTTTTCACTCTTTATGTGTGGAGGTTTTATTCTGCTCACTATATTTGTGTCTAAAG AGATGCACGTTCTGCGCCTCATTCTTTTCCTGTTGGGGAAATCATCTGTTTCAATCTATATGTCCATAATGATAATCTTTACCAATGAGCTCTCACCAACAGTACTGAG gtCGACAATGCAGGGCATTCTCTTTTTCCTTGCCAGAGCAGCAGCGACACTTTCTGCGTTAGTACTTTCAACTAGGATCTATTTTGTCCATCTTCCAGCGATTCTCTATGCAGTCTTTCCTATGGCAGTGTCAGTATTTGTCTACTTTCTGCCAGAGTCCTTTAATCTTCCACTTATTGACACCATCGAGGACATGGAGAAAAG GTACAAGTTTAGAAACAAGGACacccaaaccaaacaaagaaaagaccTCTTGGCAACCAGTGAGTGCTAA